The following are from one region of the Leucobacter sp. Psy1 genome:
- a CDS encoding endonuclease domain-containing protein, with the protein MTRLRGLPAPTPEDTWCLLGGVVTWSDLVVVGDALVSGGRNTGGSRSPPLATPESLADAAGRYRGTSGSSRLRHALRYLRAGVDSPAETRLRLIIVLAGLPEPLVSCPVDVGVRVLHADLGYPDLRLAIEYEGRYHFIGGEERARFDVERIELMQSAGWRVLRATARDLRDPDGFCKRLHIARARALQSS; encoded by the coding sequence GTGACGCGACTTCGTGGTCTGCCCGCACCGACTCCCGAAGACACCTGGTGTCTGCTCGGCGGCGTGGTGACCTGGAGCGACCTCGTGGTCGTGGGTGATGCGCTCGTCTCCGGAGGACGGAACACGGGCGGGTCCCGGAGCCCTCCTCTTGCGACGCCGGAATCGCTGGCCGATGCTGCTGGACGGTATCGCGGCACCTCGGGGTCTTCCCGACTCCGGCACGCCCTTCGGTATCTGCGCGCGGGTGTGGACTCGCCCGCGGAGACGCGACTTCGCCTGATCATCGTGCTGGCCGGGCTTCCGGAGCCCCTCGTGAGCTGTCCGGTCGACGTAGGCGTTCGCGTGCTCCATGCGGATCTCGGATATCCGGATCTGCGCCTCGCGATCGAGTACGAGGGACGGTATCACTTCATCGGCGGCGAGGAGCGCGCGCGCTTCGACGTCGAGCGCATTGAGCTGATGCAGTCGGCTGGATGGCGGGTGCTGCGCGCGACCGCGAGAGACCTGCGTGACCCCGACGGTTTCTGCAAGCGGCTGCACATCGCCAGAGCACGCGCGCTCCAGTCGAGCTGA
- a CDS encoding FAD-dependent oxidoreductase has translation MSQTATPRIVIIGAGIVGANLADELVQLGHDNVLVLEQGPLRLPGGSTSHAPGLVFSSNGSKSMTEFAQYTIEKLSSLIGPDGKGSFQAVGGLEIATTPERMQDLHRRAGWNRSWGVEAHVIDAEECLRQFPMLNPDLVLGGLLTPGDGRALAAQGTQLVIERAQAAGVEFRGGTVVTDIEQSGGRVTAVIAGEERFPADIVVSCAGFWGPNIGKMVGTPIPLLPLGHQFAWTQPVASLAGVNEYPDSTSRPILRYQDRDLYYREWGERIGIGSYAHRPMPIDLDTLRAYRPDEITGDRMPSSLEFTPEDFVTEWEATQELLPELRGTEVERGFNGIFSFTPDGGSLVGESREVDGFFVAEAVWVTHAAGVAKAVAELIALGHSHTDLSGLDLNRFEDALTTPEYVSETSQQNFVEIYDILHPLQPRLSPRDVRLSPFNDRQRELGAFFLETNGWERPHWYEANAALLPELPAEWAAPERDAWAAQFHSPISAVEAWKTRTAVAMYDMTALKRFTVIGPGAGPLLHRLTTSSMLRKPGAVSYTLLLDEAGGITSDITVAILDEQTYQVGANSNIDFAYISREARAQSAADPAQWVTVQETTAGTCCIGLWGPLAREVIAKVSNDDLTDEGLKYFRTKEITVAGLPVTAMRLSYVGELGWELYASADVGHRLWDAIFAAGQEYGLIAAGREAFNSLRLEKGFRSFGTDMTSEHEPEQAGLGFAVKASKTDDFVGKDALAARAAAATKRLRCLTIDDGVSVVLGKEPVRVDGEVAGYVTSAAYGYTVRAPIAYAWLPTGVGTGDSVEIEYFDRVIPATVVDDPLYDPAMERLRG, from the coding sequence ATGTCCCAGACCGCCACCCCCCGCATCGTCATCATCGGCGCGGGCATCGTCGGCGCGAACCTCGCCGACGAACTCGTCCAGCTCGGACACGACAATGTCTTGGTCCTCGAACAGGGTCCGCTGCGCCTCCCCGGAGGTTCGACGTCGCACGCCCCCGGCCTGGTCTTCTCCTCGAACGGCTCGAAGTCGATGACCGAGTTCGCGCAGTACACGATTGAGAAGCTCAGCTCACTTATCGGTCCGGACGGGAAGGGATCCTTCCAAGCGGTCGGCGGCCTGGAGATCGCCACGACACCCGAGCGCATGCAGGATCTGCACCGGCGCGCCGGGTGGAACCGGTCATGGGGCGTCGAGGCGCACGTCATCGACGCCGAGGAATGCCTCCGCCAGTTCCCCATGCTGAACCCAGACCTCGTACTCGGAGGGCTCCTCACACCGGGTGATGGACGCGCCCTCGCCGCGCAGGGCACACAACTCGTGATCGAACGCGCCCAGGCCGCCGGTGTCGAATTCCGCGGCGGCACCGTCGTCACCGACATCGAGCAGTCGGGCGGCAGGGTCACCGCCGTCATCGCGGGCGAGGAGCGCTTCCCCGCCGACATCGTGGTGTCGTGCGCCGGATTCTGGGGGCCGAACATCGGGAAGATGGTGGGAACCCCGATCCCCCTCCTGCCCCTCGGCCACCAGTTCGCGTGGACTCAGCCGGTGGCGAGCCTCGCCGGCGTCAACGAGTACCCCGACAGCACGAGCCGCCCGATCCTGCGCTACCAGGACCGGGATCTCTACTACCGCGAGTGGGGCGAGCGCATCGGCATCGGATCGTACGCGCACCGCCCGATGCCCATCGACCTCGACACGCTCCGCGCGTACCGCCCTGACGAGATCACGGGCGACCGCATGCCGTCGAGTCTCGAGTTCACCCCGGAAGACTTCGTGACCGAGTGGGAGGCCACGCAGGAGCTCCTGCCCGAACTCCGCGGCACCGAGGTCGAACGCGGTTTCAATGGCATCTTCTCCTTCACCCCTGACGGCGGGTCGCTCGTCGGCGAGTCACGCGAGGTCGACGGATTCTTCGTGGCCGAGGCCGTGTGGGTGACCCACGCCGCCGGCGTCGCGAAGGCCGTCGCCGAACTCATCGCCCTGGGCCACTCCCATACCGACCTCAGCGGTCTCGACCTCAACCGCTTCGAAGACGCCCTCACCACTCCCGAGTACGTGAGCGAGACGTCGCAGCAGAACTTCGTCGAGATCTACGACATCCTCCACCCGCTGCAGCCGCGCCTCTCTCCGCGCGACGTGCGCCTCAGCCCATTCAACGACCGGCAGCGCGAACTCGGCGCGTTCTTCCTCGAGACGAACGGGTGGGAGCGCCCGCACTGGTACGAGGCGAACGCCGCGCTCCTGCCCGAGCTCCCCGCAGAATGGGCCGCCCCGGAGCGCGACGCGTGGGCCGCGCAATTCCACTCGCCGATCTCCGCCGTCGAAGCCTGGAAGACCCGCACCGCCGTCGCCATGTACGACATGACCGCGCTCAAGCGGTTCACCGTCATCGGCCCAGGCGCAGGCCCCCTGCTGCACCGGCTCACGACCTCCAGCATGCTGCGCAAGCCGGGTGCGGTCAGCTACACGCTCCTCCTCGACGAGGCGGGCGGCATCACAAGCGACATCACGGTGGCGATCCTCGACGAACAGACCTACCAGGTCGGCGCCAACAGCAACATCGACTTCGCCTACATCTCACGAGAGGCCCGCGCCCAGAGCGCCGCCGATCCCGCGCAGTGGGTGACGGTGCAGGAGACGACGGCCGGGACCTGCTGCATCGGCCTCTGGGGTCCGCTCGCCCGAGAGGTCATTGCGAAAGTCTCGAACGACGACCTCACCGACGAGGGCCTGAAGTACTTCCGCACGAAGGAGATCACGGTCGCAGGCCTCCCTGTCACGGCGATGCGACTGTCCTACGTCGGCGAACTCGGGTGGGAGCTCTACGCATCGGCCGACGTCGGCCACCGGCTGTGGGACGCGATTTTCGCGGCCGGCCAGGAGTACGGACTCATCGCAGCGGGCAGGGAAGCGTTCAACTCCCTGCGTCTCGAGAAGGGCTTCCGTTCATTCGGCACCGACATGACGAGCGAGCACGAGCCCGAGCAGGCCGGCCTCGGCTTCGCCGTGAAGGCGTCGAAGACCGATGACTTCGTCGGCAAGGATGCGCTCGCCGCCCGCGCCGCCGCTGCGACAAAGCGCCTGCGCTGCCTCACCATCGACGACGGCGTCTCGGTCGTCCTCGGCAAGGAGCCCGTGCGCGTCGATGGCGAGGTCGCCGGCTACGTCACCAGTGCCGCCTACGGGTACACCGTGCGCGCACCGATCGCGTACGCCTGGCTGCCCACCGGCGTCGGGACCGGGGACTCCGTCGAGATCGAGTATTTCGACCGCGTCATTCCGGCGACGGTGGTCGACGATCCGCTCTACGACCCCGCCATGGAGCGGCTCCGCGGCTGA